In Pyxicephalus adspersus chromosome 12, UCB_Pads_2.0, whole genome shotgun sequence, a genomic segment contains:
- the VPS18 gene encoding vacuolar protein sorting-associated protein 18 homolog translates to MASILEEYEDSLSRASLPSQTRLPGIPLSGYVNARLEKETPIFNKQRIDFTPPENINSLVVCSNQLCMSLGKDALLRIDLVKADQPNQADLGRKDDFKVYKMFLDPSGSHLLIALNTSECLYLNRNAQKARLLPRWKGHLIESVGWNKFLGNETSTGPILVGTSQGQIYEAEILTSEGGLFGTNPDQYFRYLHTLEEETGPAPVCCLEINKGYENRFCVIATTRKRLFQFSAKITEGTEQHGFAPLFSQPADDLPSIQEFPGNLGYSEIAFYTQKLRTYPTSFAWMMGNGVLYGTLDFSRPDSVLTDVKVWEYPSSADKPMSIVLSQFHFLLLLPDRIRAICTLNGQVVFEDVFTEKFGPLKRMVKDPVVGQIWIHTERAVFRYHVERESRDVWKMYMNMGKFDLAKEFCKDRPECMDMVLANEAEHCFQNRKYKESAKCYALTQNYFEEIALKFIEAKQEEALMEFLLKKLSNLKPSEKIQVTLLTTWLTELYLNHLGTLESDTSKRSLYLKTRDEFRSFLSSPRNKECLFNNRSSIHDLLASHGDTENMVYFAVLMQDYERVVAHHCQHDDFDEALHVLTKHRDPKLFYKFSPVLMQHIPRKVVDSWIMMGKRLDPKNLIPALVNYSQGAGIHIKEAIRYLEFCVYELKETEQAIHNYLLSLYAQFRPDSLLSYLEIAGTNPNTIYYDLKYALRLCAEHGHHHACVHVYKVMELYEEAVDLALKVDVDLAKSCADLPADDEELMKKLWLKIARHVVQEEKDVKKAMVCLSSCNLLKIEDILPFFPDFVTIDHFKEAICGSLKAYNQHIEELKQEMEDATLSAKRIREDMQEMRNKYSSVDPQDKCTSCDFPLLNRPFYLFLCGHMFHYDCLMQTVVPNLPAYKQIRLEDLQKKLGSVAQPSKSRSHMKDEDSISLGKGQLSREQIKADIDDIVAAECPYCGELMIRSIDKPFIDPQKYKEEMLSWL, encoded by the exons gATAGATTTAGTAAAAGCAGATCAGCCAAATCAAGCAGACCTTGGACGTAAAGATGATTTCAAAGTCTACAAGATGTTTTTGGATCCTTCAG ggtCTCATCTTCTAATTGCCCTCAACACTAGTGAATGTCTATATCTTAATCGAAATGCCCAGAAAGCACGTTTACTTCCCCGATGGAAGGGTCATTTAATTGAAAGTGTTGGGTGGAACAAGTTTCTGGGTAATGAGACATCCACAGGTCCTATCCTGGTGGGCACTTCACAGGGTCAAATATATGAAGCAGAAATCTTGACCAGTGAGGGTGGTCTTTTTGGCACCAATCCTGACCAGTACTTTCGATACCTTCACACTTTAGAGGAGGAAACTGGTCCTGCACCTGTTTGCTGCCTTGAAATCAACAAAGGATATGAAAACCGTTTCTGTGTCATTGCAACAACTCGAAAAAGACTTTTCCAGTTTTCCGCTAAAATAACTGAAGGTACCGAGCAACATGGATTTGCACCCCTTTTCAGTCAGCCTGCTGATGACCTCCCAAGTATCCAAGAGTTTCCAGGTAATCTTGGCTACAGCGAAATAGCTTTCTATACTCAAAAACTCCGCACCTACCCAACATCTTTTGCTTGGATGATGGGAAATGGAGTACTATATGGTACATTAGACTTCTCTCGTCCTGACTCTGTGCTGACTGATGTTAAGGTTTGGGAGTACCCATCTAGTGCTGATAAACCAATGTCTATTGTGCTCTCACAGTTCCATTTCTTGCTCTTGCTGCCTGACAGAATTAGGGCTATTTGTACCTTAAATGGGCAGGTTGTATTCGAAGATGTGTTTACAGAGAAGTTTGGCCCACTgaaaaggatggtgaaagatcctgtTGTAGGGCAAATCTGGATTCATACAGAAAGGGCAGTGTTTCGATACCATGTTGAACGTGAGTCAAGAGATGTTTGGAAGATGTACATGAACATGGGTAAATTCGACTTGGCTAAAGAGTTCTGCAAGGATCGTCCTGAGTGCATGGACATGGTTTTGGCTAATGAAGCAGAACACTGTTTTCAAAACAGGAAATACAAAGAGAGTGCAAAATGTTATGCCCTTACTCagaattactttgaagaaatagcACTTAAATTCATTGAAGCAAAACAAGAAGAAGCACTGATGGAATTTCTCCTGAAAAAGCTATCCAACTTAAAACCTTCAGAGAAAATACAAGTTACTTTACTAACTACTTGGCTGACAGAGTTGTATCTAAACCACCTTGGAACCTTAGAAAGTGACACTTCAAAAAGAAGCCTTTATCTTAAAACTCGGGATGAATTCAGAAGTTTTCTTAGCAGCCCTCGAAATAAAGAATGCCTCTTTAATAACCGTTCCTCTATACATGATCTTCTGGCCAGCCATGGTGACACCGAAAATAtggtttattttgctgttttaatgCAGGACTATGAAAGAGTTGTCGCTCATCATTGCCAACATGATGATTTTGATGAAGCTCTTCATGTGCTAACAAAGCATAGAGATCCAAAGCTTTTCTACAAGTTTTCACCGGTCCTAATGCAGCATATACCAAGAAAAGTTGTTGACTCCTGGATCATGATGGGAAAAAGACTGGATCCAAAGAATCTTATTCCTGCCCTTGTTAATTACAGTCAAGGTGCTGGTATTCACATAAAAGAAGCTATTAGGTACCTGGAGTTTTGTGTTTATGAACTCAAGGAAACAGAACAGGCCATTCACAATTATTTGTTGTCATTGTATGCTCAGTTTCGACCAGATTCCCTCCTTTCGTACTTGGAAATCGCTGGTACCAATCCCAACACAATTTACTATGACTTAAAATATGCTTTGCGTTTGTGTGCAGAACATGGGCACCATCATGCCTGTGTCCATGTCTACAAAGTGATGGAGTTATATGAAGAAGCTGTGGATCTAGCTTTAAAG GTGGATGTTGACCTAGCAAAGTCTTGTGCAGATTTACCAGCGGATGATGAAGAGCTGATGAAAAAATTGTGGCTAAAAATCGCTCGTCACGTGGTGCAGGAGGAAAAAGATGTGAAAAAAGCCATGGTTTGTCTTTCAAGCTGTAATCTGCTCAAAATAGAAGATATTCTGCCATTCTTCCCTGACTTTGTGACCATTGACCACTTTAAGGAAGCAATATGCGGTTCACTTAAAGCTTACAACCAACATATAGAAGAGCTGAAGCAAGAAATGGAAGATGCCACGCTCAGCGCAAAACGTATTCGGGAAGACATGCAGGAGATGAGGAACAAGTATAGCTCAGTGGATCCACAAGATAAGTGCACTTCTTGTGACTTTCCACTATTGAACCGACCATTCTATCTTTTCCTTTGTGGTCACATGTTCCATTATGACTGCCTAATGCAAACAGTTGTCCCCAATTTACCTGCTTATAAGCAGATCAGATTagaagacttgcagaagaaattagGATCTGTGGCACAACCTTCCAAAAGCCGCTCCCATATGAAGGATGAAGACAGTATAAGCCTGGGCAAAGGACAACTAAGCCGGGAGCAGATCAAGGCAGACATTGATGACATTGTGGCAGCAGAGTGTCCCTATTGTGGTGAACTTATGATTCGGTCAATTGACAAACCATTCATAGatccacaaaaatataaagagGAGATGCTCAGCTGGCTGTAG